Proteins from a genomic interval of Lolium perenne isolate Kyuss_39 chromosome 1, Kyuss_2.0, whole genome shotgun sequence:
- the LOC127299043 gene encoding silicon efflux transporter LSI2, which translates to MVLASTPKVVLGCVAFVIFWVLAVFPSVPFLPVGRTAGSLLGAMLMVLFRVMTPEEAYAAIDLPILGLLFGTMVVSIFLERADMFQYLGSMLSWKSRGSKDLLFRVCLVSAVASALFTNDTTCVVLTEFILKVARQNNLPPQPFLLALASSSNIGSSATPIGNPQNLVIAVTSGISFGSFLFGIFPAMIVGVLTNVFILLCYFWKYLSVEKVRDQEAAAHELVVADDEVSSHRFTPARMSHASSVNGDADYMRSDSMTRGGVGDTLRSRSYNSEGDRDIQVAIRSLRASSMSQEMVEVSTVCDRGRDDGPRKVTRTTSHQRSVIIEDAPEKDACFHEKEKPQEEEEMKRKTWKVFVWKTAVYLTTLGMLIALLMGLNMSWSAITAALVLLALDFTDAQACLEKVSYSLLIFFCGMFITVDGFNRTGIPNALWELVEPHARIDSAKGIALLAVVILFLSNVASNVPTVLLLGTRVAASARAISPASEKKAWLILAFVSTVAGNLTLLGSAANLIVCEQARRAQFHGYNLTFWSHLRFGVPSTIIITAIGLLIVVSY; encoded by the exons ATGGTGCTGGCGAGCACGCCCAAGGTGGTGCTAGGATGCGTGGCCTTCGTCATCTTCTGGGTGCTGGCCGTGTTTCCGTCGGTGCCCTTTCTGCCGGTGGGCCGGACGGCGGGGTCTCTGCTGGGCGCCATGCTCATGGTGCTCTTCCGCGTCATGACCCCCGAGGAGGCCTACGCCGCGATTGACCTCCCCATCCTGGgcctcctcttcggcaccatggtGGTCAGCATCTTCCTGGAGCGCGCCGACATGTTCCAGTACCTCGGGAGCATGCTCTCCTGGAAGAGCCGCGGCAGCAAGGACCTCCTCTTCCGCGTCTGCCTCGTCTCCGCCGTCGCCAGCGCGCTCTTCACCAACGACACCACCTGCGTCGTCCTCACCGAGTTCATCCTCAAGGTGGCCAGGCAGAACAACCTGCCGCCGCAGCCCTTCCTCCTCGCCCTCGCCTCCAGCTCCAACATCGGCTCCTCCGCCACGCCCATCGGCAACCCGCAGAACCTTGTCATCGCAGTCACCAGCGGCATCTCCTTCGGCTCCTTCCTCTTCGGCATCTTCCCGGCCATGATCGTCGGCGTGCTCACCAACGTCTTCATCCTACTCTGCTACTTCTGGAAGTACCTCTCCGTCGAGAAGGTGAGGGACCAGGAGGCTGCCGCGCATGAGCTCGTCGTCGCCGACGACGAGGTCAGCTCGCACAGGTTCACGCCGGCCAGGATGTCGCACGCCTCCTCAGTCAACGGCGATGCCGACTACATGCGGAGCGATAGCATGACCAGGGGCGGCGTTGGCGACACCCTCCGGAGCAGGAGCTACAACTCCGAGGGCGACCGCGATATCCAGGTGGCCATCAGGTCGCTGCGCGCGTCCAGCATGTCTCAGGAGATGGTGGAGGTGTCCACGGTGTGTGACCGTGGGCGCGACGACGGCCCACGGAAGGTCACGAGGACGACCAGCCACCAGCGGAGCGTGATCATCGAGGACGCGCCAGAGAAAGATGCCTGCTTCCACGAGAAGGAGAAGccgcaggaggaggaagagatgaaGCGCAAGACGTGGAAGGTGTTCGTCTGGAAGACGGCCGTCTACCTCACCACCCTCGGGATGCTCATCGCGCTCCTCATGGGGCTCAACATGTCCTGGTCCGCAATCACGGCTGCCCTCGTCCTCCTCGCGCTTGATTTCACCGACGCCCAAGCTTGCCTCGAGAAG GTATCCTACTCGCTGTTGATCTTCTTCTGTGGGATGTTCATAACGGTGGATGGTTTCAATAGAACTGGCATACCCAACGCGCTGTGGGAGCTGGTGGAACCGCATGCGAGGATCGATAGCGCCAAAGGAATTGCCCTTCTTGCGGTTGTCATTCTTTTTCTTTCCAACGTCGCCTCCAATGTTCCGACAG TGCTGCTGCTGGGCACTAGAGTGGCGGCATCAGCTCGTGCGATATCCCCAGCTTCGGAGAAAAAAGCCTGGCTCATACTAGCCTTTGTCAGCACGGTGGCCGGAAACCTTACGCTCCTTGGCTCAGCGGCGAACCTAATCGTCTGCGAGCAGGCACGGAGGGCACAGTTCCACGGGTACAACCTCACCTTCTGGAGCCACCTGCGCTTCGGCGTACCATCGACGATTATCATCACCGCTATCGGGTTGCTCATCGTCGTTAGCTACTGA